Proteins encoded by one window of Rhodamnia argentea isolate NSW1041297 chromosome 6, ASM2092103v1, whole genome shotgun sequence:
- the LOC115755362 gene encoding probable xyloglucan endotransglucosylase/hydrolase protein 33 — protein sequence MAALLQENTLFPLLFVLCMAVSVSSHSRPYTVPNVPRLTGLFPRVSVDRGFSEFFGAQNIQLLNNGSYANLALTKSSGSGLVSRSKYHYGFFSAAIKLPAGLSSGVVVAFYLSNADTFPHSHDEIDIELLGHDKRNDWVLQTNIYSNGSVSTGREEKFYFWFDPTQEHHYYSIIWNSHHIVFFVDNIPVREFPLSSAFSSTYPSKPMSVYATIWDGSQWATHGGKYPVNYRYAPFVVSLAETEMVGCVSDPRRQPPSSCSDKSPSSSLDPVEGQDFAALSQQQIMAMHWARSKLMFYSYCKDTSRFKVMPPECN from the exons ATGGCGGCCCTCCTCCAAGAAAACACACTCTTCCCTCTCCTCTTCGTTCTCTGCATGGCCGTGTCTGTTTCTTCACATAGCCGGCCTTACACCGTTCCGAACGTTCCTCGCTTGACGGGCTTATTCCCTCGTGTCTCGGTCGATCGAGGTTTCTCCGAGTTCTTCGGAGCTCAAAACATTCAGCTCCTAAATAATGGTTCATACGCCAATCTTGCTCTCACCAAGTCCTCAG GGTCCGGTCTGGTTTCGCGAAGCAAATACCATTACGGATTCTTCAGTGCCGCAATCAAGCTTCCCGCCGGCCTTTCATCTGGTGTTGTGGTGGCCTTCTAT TTGTCTAATGCAGATACATTCCCGCACAGCCACGATGAGATAGACATCGAGTTGCTCGGTCATGATAAGAGAAACGACTGGGTCCTCCAAACAAACATATACTCCAATGGCAGTGTCAGCACTGGGAGAGAGGAGAAATTCTATTTCTGGTTCGATCCCACCCAAGAGCACCATTACTACAGCATCATATGGAACAGCCATCATATTGT TTTTTTTGTGGATAACATACCAGTCAGAGAATTCCCCTTGAGCAGTGCCTTCTCTTCCACATACCCATCAAAGCCGATGTCTGTGTATGCAACCATATGGGACGGGTCACAGTGGGCAACCCACGGAGGCAAATACCCTGTGAACTACAGGTATGCACCATTCGTGGTCTCATTAGCAGAGACGGAGATGGTGGGTTGTGTCTCAGATCCAAGACGACAGCCGCCAAGTTCTTGTTCCGACAAGAGCCCATCATCAAGCTTGGACCCGGTGGAGGGTCAGGATTTTGCTGCCCTGTCTCAGCAGCAGATCATGGCCATGCATTGGGCCAGGAGCAAGCTCATGTTCTACTCCTATTGTAAAGACACTTCCAGGTTTAAGGTGATGCCACCAGAATGCAATTAA